Sequence from the Tenrec ecaudatus isolate mTenEca1 chromosome 6, mTenEca1.hap1, whole genome shotgun sequence genome:
TTACAACCAGTTTGTCATCAACTAGTAGAGTTGAAATTAAACATAGCTAGTACTCTATCTAGCAAGTGTATTCCTGGATCAATTTCAAAGGGAAATTTGGAGCTATGTAATAGAGTGATGCATTTCATAATTTATCATAaatggaagggagagggaaattcTTATCAACTGAATGAAGTGAAATACATTATTGTAAACTCATAAACAAAATACTATAATAAAAATGGATGGCCCAGTGCCACAACTACAATATAAATGCATATTAACTATATAATTGAATAGAAGTCATACAGGAAAGTATACAAGCAATGCACTTCCATTTTTACCAAGTTCAAAAAGAGGAACACTAAACTGCATTGCTTAAggatttatatttaatttttttaacttataaACTAAAACCATTTAGCTGATTGAAAATTTTGcacatctaaatacagacatatacaagACAAGCCTCTAAAGATAACTCCAATAATTAGATAAGATTATATGTGTAACAAACTTGGTCCCTActctaaaataagaaaaatgcaCCTACTGTGTCTTCAGCCACATATGTTTTATTCTCCTTCTTCAAAAATGATCTTTGTAGTAAACTaggagaaagaaatgaacagaaaatAGTAGTTAACAGAATAATATATGTTTATGTTTGGTTGTATGTGCTGTACAGATAATCCCAGCAATGATATATTTGTATTGAGAATAGaaatatgagaaacattgtcaccAATTTCTAGAAACCTCAATCTAGTTTCATAAaaacaaactaaaccaaacccatcGTCATACATCTGatggcatagcaaccctattttgTGTTGCGAGAGCTGTAGACCCCACCTCATAGTACCTGATCTAGTGCCATAGAGGGATGTAAAAACAAATTATAAATAAACATCTCACAGTTTGGGAAGTGAATTGATTTCTGATGaatttgaaagaagtgtatctgaccaagcagccatctatttaAAAAAAGACTATTATCATGTGTGTTTTAGAAAAGTagaagtattttaaaaagaggtCTATGAGATACTTTCAAAAGGTGGGACTTGTCAATAACTTGAAATTTATGTCACCACTGCGCTGGTATATTCTAGTAATGTCGGAATGATAATTTTCTCTAACCATCTGCAGAGGGCTTACCCACGGCTCTCCTCCTCTCAGACTCACAGGCAGTGGCTGAttctctcatttcatcttcagtgTGGTCTCCCTGCATCTTCTTCCTCTAGATGTGTCCTCATAATTTATTCACAAAGCTGTCAACTATTGTGGTCCACCATCACCTTAACTTTTCTTCTTCAGGAATGTGACCCCAATGTTTCTGCTCTGTAAGGAACTGATAATGTCTGAGCCAGTCTAtccaaccaaaacaacaacaacaaaaactgcaaAAAGCCAGTCCTCTCCTTTTTAAAATACCAACATAATTTATTAAAGATCACAAAATATAGAGTATTCTCAATCTAACAAACTCTTCTCTTTTAAGTCTCTCAGTGCTACCTTTTTATATATcatgttttccttttttgctCCACTTAAAtagactctctttctctctctctttctctcaggaACTTAGATTAAATTCTAGTTTGAATTATTTGGGTGCATAGAACATTGAATAATCTACTTATCTACTTAAGTCTTATAAAAGTGGATGTTTTCATGAAGGAGCACGCCAGGAGGTGATCAGGTAATGGACAGAAAAACTTATTTTTTATAACTTGGAGACTCTCATATGATATCTCACCTTCGATTCACTCTTTAGAATAAACAAAATAATTGTCCAATGCATTTATCAAGATTATGAAAGTTATGCACACTTTGCTTCTAGTTTCCAAAATTAGTATTTTTTACAGACAAAATTAGTCATTCTACAAACATGGACTATGAAATTAAACCACTGTGAATCTGGAAGAAAATGCAAGGTTATTGccaaagatcacaggtcagtacaaCCAAAACCTGATGATCTGCTCCCATATATGTTGTATCCTAGACAACCCCGTGTGGCAGTTCATTTTCATGACTGGGAATTAACTGGCAgcacctaataataacaacaacacctcACTTTTGCATAGATACCTATTAAAGTTCAACCATGAAAAATCAAACACTTACTGAGTTTATTCTGTTGGGTCTCACCTATCAACCTCACCTCCAAGTGGTGATATTCATCTTTCTGTTACTGGCCTACTTGATGAGTGTCTTAGGAAATCTGGTCATcatcacactcactctcatagatCCCAACCTCAAGACGCCAATGTATTTCTTCCTCCGAAACTTCTCCTTCTTAGAAATACTCTTCACATCTATTTTCATTCCCAGATTGCTGACCAGTTTGACAACAGGAAATAAGGTCATAAGCTTTACTGGCTGCTTGACTCAGTACTTTTTTGCTATACTACTTGGGGCAACAGAGTTTTACCTCCTGGCCTCtatgtcctatgaccgctatgtggccatctgtaaACCCCTTCATTACTTAACCATCATGAGCAGCCAGGTCTGCATGCAACTTGTATTCTGCTCCTGGATGGGAGGTCTTCTTTCTATCTTACCACCAATCATTCTGGTAAGCCAAATTGATTTTTGTGCTTCCAATGTACTGAATCAATATTACTGTGACTACAAACCTCTTTTGAAGATTGCGTGTTCGGATACAAGTGTCCTACAACTGATAGTCATCCTTTTAGCGGTTTTGAATCTGGTGGTTACTCTGATGCTAGTGATACTTTCTTACACCTACATTATCAGGACCATTCTGAGAATCCCTTCGGCCCAGCAAAGGAAAAAGGCCTTTTCTACTTGTTCCTCTCACATGATTGTCGTCTCCCTCTCTTATGGCAGCTGCATCTTTTTATATATGAATCCATCACCAAAGAAAGGAGGTGATTTTGACAAAGAAATATCTCTACTGGTAACATCGCTGAGCCCCTTGTTAAATCCTTTTATTTACACCCTAAGGAATcagcaggtaaagcaagccctcaagAACATAGTAAATAAGGTTTTGAAGTTCTAACAATCAGACTATTttaatggataaaatattgaatagcAAGGGTTTTAATAAGTATTTATTGTCTACTATGTTTCAGGTAATAGGCTAAGCACTGAGAATAGAAATATGAGAAACATAGTTGGCAATTCTAGTAATCTCCTATCTGGTATTAAAATGAAAcataactcaccaccatcaagttcattctcactcacagaaaccctatctaGTATTATAGAGGACTATAAAAACAAATAtacttaaaataattatatattattacaaatgaaaagtgagaatGCATAGAAGAGACTTGAGACGAATAATTTTACTCTTTATTCCAGGAAATGTTTCCCTTGAGAGGTGAAATTTGAAAGCAAAACATAGTCTATGACAATAAGAGCAGGAGAATATGAATTGAGAGTGAAAGGCAGAGGCCTGACCTTGAAAACAATTTGCGGCACACTGATGCATGAGTTGGGCATTACTGAGCCAAGAGAAGTTATAAAAACAAAGGTGATACTTGTTTTGTTTGGGGAATATACCTTTGATGCTAAAGTAGAAAATAGATATAATTCAATAACTACAATAAGTGACAATACCTCAAAAAGTGATACAGTGGCATACTACTTGAATAATAATAGAAATAAACTCTTGATACATGCTACAATATGGATTGAGTGGTAACCTTATGATGAGTAAAATAAGtccatcacaaaagaacaaatacaatATGAACTTGCTTCACTTATATAAAAACCAAAGGACAATGTATAGAAGCCAAGGTGTGTAAGTGCTTATCTGgggtggaagggaggaggaaaagagGTATTATAGCTTCTACAAGCCAGAGTTTCAGTTTCCAGTGATTAAGGATAGGCTTGTACAGATGGCTACTGTAACTGCTGCAAATAAGTCACAagcctcctgtcaacttgagtgaatggGGTGaagtctgtcaattaggtcatagccaacggttcctctgtgtgggcatgacattctcctgaggattctgggaactgcagtctttctccctggaggcaagacacacTCTCTTCCTGCTTTACTTTCCTGTTATCAAGCCAcaaggagctatgctgatggcagccagagttgtGGAGCTAGAGAAgctatatggagacccatgatagtgctgagatgcttccaccaccactggatgcacaagattTTCCATCAACTTGTCtgcgatcttcctacattcagcatcatttcaagTCTtctgtgagtcttaagaggaattacagactggtattggacatattggctaatatcaaacttgatctggactgggcttggatgttttcttagtatacaattactctttgatataaaactgtcCCACACATGTTTTTCTACTCAGACTAAAACACCTATACAAAATTGAATTGGAAAAGGTTGAGTTATAATAAAAATGAGTAATTCATGTATCTGTTTGTGTATTTGAGGGGATATGGTTCCATGGTTTAGACATATAAGGTCATAGTTCCATAGAATAGCCATGTTAATTGGCCTATATGATTAGTCAAGTTCTATCTCCCAATTGGGCTACAGACTAGCACAGTTCCTAGTCTTCAAAGAGTTAAAAGTCTCCCATGTTTACAAGAGTCATCCAAGAGAAAACAATTGGTTTCCACTCACCTGGAACATCACAGGATGATGAGGAGTCAGGAATAGGAAAAGGAATtgaatgtgtggctaattgaTTCCATATATCTTttaccatgagaccagaagaactggatagtGCACAGCTAACATAGGTAAATTTTTGATCaatgatttaataaaagaatTCTGATTAAAATGAGGAAAATGCAAAACAGAATTTTGAATTTTTGTAGAATCCAGACTATCTGGAGCCATAGGAAATGGATGAAGCCCTGTGGCACAATGATAtgcttaatgtggctcttctatccTTAGTCTTTGTAGTTTCCATCCAAACCACTGGGTGCGACTGAGCATACTGgtgtatttccattttcttgatggTCTGactaagagaaggtgggggaagataatgGCAAGATTATATTATTTTGTTGTAAGTTACTGTTAACAGGACTAATTGTGATTCTACAACTTGAAACTCAGACATGGGACTGGTATATTTTGCCATCTTGCTGAGTATAAAATGAGCCTTCTCAGAAGCAGGGGGTAGGATCTCATTATATTCAAGAGAGTCAGGAAATGGAGTACATCTTTTGAACCCCAAAATATCTGTGCACTGAATTTCAttagtccaggagacagagatgtgACACCAGAAGAGTggaagaagagtgcagcagctGAACAAAGAGTCCAAGACAGAGCAGTGGTTTCCCAGGCCATAAAGCTTTGTGAAGTGTATGCTTCAGACACTGAATTGGGGGTGTTAGGTTGGCTAATTCACCAAGCTATGGCAGAGTTGAAACTTATATAATCATTCCATGCCCTTTGGGTATTAACAGGCAAAACTAAAAGATCTTTGGAAAACTGTCAGAAGAGGACAGAGGCAAGACCATGATGAAGATGTCATGGTCAGAAAGAAACCTAGCTGGTGGGCACAACAGAGAATAGTTTGTCCTGATCAAAGAACTGTATCTTAACATTTCTGATCCTTATTTGTAACCTGTTTGCTTCCCTGATAAACTCCATAATCATAAGGATGATCTCTGAGTCTGCTCAACCAATGCAAAAAAAGAATGTCATGAGAGGGCAGGTAAGATGATTGGAAGGTGAAAGTATGTCTGACCCCAGCTCATAGGAGTCAGGTTTGGGGGAGGAGGTGATTCTCCTCCTCTTTACTTGTGACGACAGAAGAGGTCAAACACTGCTTCTAAGTGCATTTTTTTTACAACCCTCATTACCTTGAGGTAATCTCTAAACCTTAAATCAAcaatatcccctgaagtcttcgTAAAACTGGACAAAAGTTTAACTTAGCTACTCAAGGTCAGCTGCCTTGGACAGTATGTGCTTTAAGATATACCTCTATGGGATCAAATTTGCAACATTAACACAAAAAATTATATAGGAACCTTAAAAGACAATGAACTTATTGTGTTAATGGGAGGGATAACTCAGAACAGTAGAGAAAGGTTTAATAATTCAAAATATTATCACTGAATTTCACCCATAGAAACTGTTGAAGTGGTGCATGTTTTACTGTATatcttctcaacaacaaaaagaatattTTCTAAAGCAAGGTGGCAGCATAGTCAGGCACTTCATAATGTCCCTTTTTAACAAAGACCCAAGAAAATAAGTTAACCAGAGATGTATGGGAACCTTGAGCATCAAAGGCAATATTGAAGAATAGACTGAGTGCTGAGTGTCATCATGGATTGCCAGTACCCTGTCAGCCAAGCCTGCACAGTACAGTTGCACTGAGACAGAGCAATCAGCATTCCATCTTTCACTTGGTTCAGCCAATCAGGGGAAACTGTGCATCCACATTCTGGGCCATGCAGGAATACTGAGACCCTGTGAAGGTTAAGGGCATTCATCTCACCCAGCATGCTCCCTTTCTGCCACAAGCCCACACACCTGTAGCacacccctgcccaccccaccccacacacacatgaTTATAAACCAGTGGCACCAACAACCACCCTACCCTCTGAGCCAGGGTCCACAGTCTGGTATAgcccaccccttcattcagctacTAATACTAAGGATGCAAGGATCAGAAGCACTGCCTTCTTTGTCTGGCCACCAAAGCCAACATGTCACACAATGGGACCTACACACCAATGGCACCTGCTTCCCCACCCAGTGGACCAGGAACCAGCCAACTGGAGGTGCTCATATCTATGCCCAGCCTCTCATAGAAGGGTCTCACAACAGCAGTGCCTCCTACTCCCTCCAGCCACCAGGTATTCAGACCTATAATGTGGTCAGAGTCACCTGCATATCCTACCTAGTCAGatatagcaaaacaaaacaaagtatcaTGATGCAGAAAACATACATACAATAAATAAATACTCATTTATGTAGGGCCCCTGGATGCCTTACAAAGAATACACAATATCAAATCACATAAGCAAGCAGGAAAAGATATTTTAGCAAGAGGCTAAGCAAATTAAAAATCAAGACAACAGAAAACCTTCCAGAGGAAGAAATGTTCATGGGACTgcctaaaaaaatgaaaatgttaatTATAGGGTCTCCAAGAGATTAAGGACTCCACAAGAAAAGCGTGTGAAACACAAACAATATCAAGGGAAAGACAGGCAGAACAATAAAACAAtttaggaaaacaacacaaaagaaacaaaatggtAAATTAGAAACATAACTTAAAATAATATGAAAACAGTAACTATAACTTCAAAAGATTAATGTAAAATGTCAGAAACAAGCAATATAATAGGAGGATATGGTGGAAAATTGAAGCAATGGAACACAGATATAGCAAGATAAAGGAGTTGTGatgggccaggttgactagagaaacaaatccagagacactcatacatgcatgagaactttatatcaagaagtaatcatacctgtggaaaacatcccaacccagtccacctcaagtccataaacctgattatagtccctaagtccctctgcaCACTCatgcaaccacatgcaatgatgcagaatgcaggaagatcgcaagcTGGTGGgaacaaagtcgtgtggatccaagggTAAAGTTCATCACAGGGTTCTAGCCAGTGTCAGCCAGCAGAAGGTGAAAGCACAGGGAGATGACAGGGCATTCccaaggccctccttatgagaaggccacgtccaCGTGTGTTTCACATCCATAAGGAGGCATCAGCAGACTGTGACCTGACGAACAGCTTGAATTCCACCCCGACACTTTTACATATTTCAGTTACAAAAGTAGAATTGAATCAAGGAAGGATGAATTGGTAAGGTGAATTTATAGCCAAAGCTCTCAAAACTAAACAGcagaaaaatcagaaaaacaaaaagaatttggCAAAAGCTTGGGAATTATGTGGGAAATTACCAAGAGGAATAATTTATGTGATACAGCTTCCAGGGACAGGAAAAGAGCAAAAAGTACAGAGAAATGGAGTTGCTGAAAGAAAACGTCCCCACCACCAGCATTATACGGAAATTTAATGCTATTCTGTCACCCAGATTATTTTCTAGCCCTGTATGTTTGTAACTTGCTTGTTCCTTCATAGCCCATTGAGTATGTGTGTGCAATTTCAAATTGTCTGTCGTCTCTAAAGATATCATggtgttgttatggaattaattTGGTAATTGTATATTGATTCATTTATCTTgaatttgctttgttttcatgtaTCTGGACAAGGGGTGAAATTGCTATGCTGGTCAATGGTGtggtatctcttgactgctaaccacatatCTCCTGATGGTTTTGATAGTGGGTGGGACAGTGGGCCTTCATTGCTGTCATTCAGAGTAGCTGAGCTGGGTGGGGTGGTGTACTATTTGTCATGTACACAGTAGTGTTGAGTGAATGATTATACTCAAACAGTGGGCAGCATGGCTATAACTTGGTAGATTCCCTGATTTCTGACTGATTGAGGggatatgaaaagaaaaaaaggaaatggaggggtgagggagaaagagggaaaatatAAGAAGAAATAAATAGGGACAAGGAAAGCAAAATTATAAAAGGATGCAGTCCATCCACAAGTGCTAGCTACCAATCATGGCTTTGatgagaggggaaggaagggctCTATTTACCATGGAGGAGGCAGGGAGTGATCCTGTGTGGTAAAAAAAAGGGAAGATTTTCAGGGAAGGTAAGGAGATCATGGATCACTTATGTGGGAgtctatgcagccctgggtaagCAGTGTTAAGCTGTATCTCATCCTGAGGAACATACTACATGCAATTCAAAGTGGACATTCTGTGCCAAGACAGTTGGCAATGTTCAGTTCCATATATTTCCTTTTTGTGTTCATTCAGTTTGTTCCTGTAATTGGTATTGATCCATCTTTTACTTTAAAGCCCCGGGTTCTAGTATTATCATCTGTATTCATTTTACATGGTTTCTCTGGTCTTTGTTGTACAATCTTTATATTTTGCTATTTTCTACATACATTCTATCTCATAATCACAATAATTAGTTTTAAATACAATATAATAATTAAAGTATTGCAAATATAAGATCACTCTACAGCATATACCACCATAACcttttaaaagttaattttaaCTAAGAGATTAGCAATTTTTAATTTAATGTTTGATATGACCAACCAACATTCCTAGATCTGCATAACCATTTGATAAAGAACAACTGGATTATACAGCATGTAGCCCCGTTTTGAAAAAGCAATGTTTTCAGCCACTCATTTAACTCTATAAAGGAGTAACCCTCTGTAATGGACATTTCTGTAGATAATAACTTTATTTGTTGTCTTCggctattcctgtttgaaatggagaaaatgaaTGTAATTAATGTATACTTTGAGCTCACGTGGGAGTGGAGAAATCGCTATTTGAATTTCTCTGACCTGCTcaagaaaatggctgacagaaggtctaaATGACTGACAAAAAGCCTGTctctggcttgatgctgtcagaggtctaatcccatatttttgtatcaatGAAATAGTTTAAATACAgattaagataagctaaataaggattaaaCTTGACTTTttgaagaattgagtttaggatctgattctactttgtttatacggatttattctgcttattattgttgatataatgattgatagaaataatTATTGGGACGCAAGAAAATAGAGaggttgtaagcccacttgccttgaaatgggctaggacacgcctgcaaagaaagctctgaaaagataagcgccacccagtgctttggagtactcaggatgtTTGTATTTGAAGAGTTTTGCCTAGGGGACCATTGTTGACTGATTGAAGAAAAAGGAACTCtgtggctttttgaattttgaactagtggtttttgtcagaagctggaaaaaatctggaaccatgaagaacatTTCTCTCTAGGATTGAATGTTAAAGAAAGCctatgagcaggctgaaatgcttgctaggtgaccacctggatccacttgttgagtggaagtgggagaaatgcagcagtaaAGAGATGTCTTGAGTCTGGCGAATGACACCTGCAGaactggtttacaggaactagaggagaagatgagagcaagttgactggtctgaagttcgtgacctagcccaaggggcctagggttgttgagaatttgtgatggatcCATGggctaaaggcaaggcgaccagtgagcaccctggtgaggctaagtgagacaacccacattgagttgaccagaacctgaccagatgaagagaagatttttgagcctgtgaactggtgcatattgttgctggctttatggatggcctgtcctgatttggctttgcttatggatgtgggctTCAGAAGgtttcaactggaatgaagatgattgtctcctcagagcactgagttgatgtaagtggacagtatagaaattggatactgaAAATCGGGAGGATAAAGGCTTATAGACTTTCATAAGTGGGGAAATGTATTTA
This genomic interval carries:
- the LOC142450900 gene encoding olfactory receptor 6C4-like; this translates as MKNQTLTEFILLGLTYQPHLQVVIFIFLLLAYLMSVLGNLVIITLTLIDPNLKTPMYFFLRNFSFLEILFTSIFIPRLLTSLTTGNKVISFTGCLTQYFFAILLGATEFYLLASMSYDRYVAICKPLHYLTIMSSQVCMQLVFCSWMGGLLSILPPIILVSQIDFCASNVLNQYYCDYKPLLKIACSDTSVLQLIVILLAVLNLVVTLMLVILSYTYIIRTILRIPSAQQRKKAFSTCSSHMIVVSLSYGSCIFLYMNPSPKKGGDFDKEISLLVTSLSPLLNPFIYTLRNQQVKQALKNIVNKVLKF